Proteins from one Nicotiana tabacum cultivar K326 chromosome 23, ASM71507v2, whole genome shotgun sequence genomic window:
- the LOC107799406 gene encoding auxin response factor 9, with the protein MENNGCYQSQQQTNFSVKGKDDLYQGLWKLCAGPLVDVPKYGERVYYFPQGHMEQLEASMNQELNLRIPSFNLKPKILCRVIHTQLLAEQDTDEVYAQITLMPEAAEQAEPTSQDPCPPEPQRPKVHSFCKVLTASDTSTHGGFSVLRKHANECLPPLDMNQQTPTQELIAKDLHGTEWHFKHIFRGQPRRHLLTTGWSTFVSSKRLVAGDSFVFLRGGNGELRVGVRRLARQQSSMPSSVISSQSMHLGVLATASHPVTTQTLFVVYYKPRTSQFIIGLNKYLETVKHGYSVGMRFKMQFEGEESPERRFTGTIVGIEDLSSQWKDSTWRSLKVQWDEPASISRPDRVSPWEIEPFVVSVPNPLVPPMAGKNKRHRPHSEAKISEPASSIASAVWNPSTDSPQFNTTGINSSTNCMLTSHTDSVCGWRLPHLHTSSSMLVDETEDTKSASAWSGFPSVLSSQFSNGTNQPILSPTDERKCDTITTCRLFGIDLKSTLISTTEAPLPKPANISNVFAERASPNTVPAFDSDQNSDLSIDFKDQKQGQLQLLLKEVQSKQNCSTRSRTKVQMQGVAVGRAVDLTALKGYNELIKELEEMFEIQGELHPRNKWEMVFTDDEGDMMLMGDHPWLEFCNVVRRIFIVSSQDMKKWSAGNKVLSCAADNEAIAF; encoded by the exons ATGGAGAATAATGGGTGTTATCAGTCTCAGCAGCAGACCAATTTTTCAGTTAAAG GTAAAGATGATCTGTACCAAGGGTTATGGAAGTTGTGTGCAGGTCCATTAGTGGATGTACCAAAATATGGAGAAAGAGTTTACTATTTCCCACAAGGTCACATGGAGcaa TTGGAAGCATCAATGAATCAGGAATTGAATCTGAGAATTCCATCATTCAATCTTAAACCAAAGATCCTCTGTCGTGTTATTCACACTCAGCTCCTG GCTGAGCAAGATACTGATGAGGTCTATGCCCAAATTACTTTGATGCCCGAAGCAGCTGAA CAAGCCGAACCGACTAGTCAAGATCCATGCCCGCCCGAGCCTCAGAGGCCTAAAGTTCATTCCTTCTGCAAAGTTTTGACTGCATCGGATACGAGCACTCATGGCGGATTTTCTGTTCTTAGGAAACATGCTAATGAATGTCTTCCACCCCTG GACATGAACCAGCAGACTCCAACTCAAGAATTGATCGCGAAAGACCTTCATGGTACCGAGTGGCACTTTAAACATATATTTAGAG GCCAACCTCGGAGACATTTACTTACCACAGGGTGGAGTACCTTTGTTTCTTCAAAGCGATTAGTTGCTGGGGATTCTTTTGTATTCTTGAG GGGTGGGAATGGAGAACTACGAGTTGGTGTTAGACGGCTTGCTCGCCAGCAGAGCTCGATGCCATCATCGGTGATATCAAGTCAGAGCATGCACCTAGGAGTCCTAGCTACAGCATCTCATCCTGTTACAACCCAGACCTTGTTTGTTGTTTACTACAAGCCGAG AACCAGTCAGTTTATCATTGGCCTCAACAAATACTTAGAGACTGTTAAACATGGATATTCAGTTGGCATGCGGTTTAAGATGCAGTTTGAAGGAGAAGAGAGTCCTGAGAGAAG ATTTACCGGCACTATAGTTGGGATTGAAGATCTTTCCTCACAGTGGAAAGATTCTACATGGCGATCTTTGAAG GTTCAATGGGACGAGCCGGCATCCATTTCAAGACCCGACAGAGTTTCTCCTTGGGAAATAGAACCTTTTGTGGTTTCAGTTCCGAATCCACTTGTCCCGCCAATGGCAGGGAAGAATAAAAGGCATCGACCACATAGTGAAgccaaaatttcag AACCTGCATCCTCAATTGCATCAGCGGTTTGGAATCCTTCCACTGACTCGCCTCAATTTAACACCACTGGCATCAACAGCAGTACTAATTGCATGCTAACGTCTCATACAGACAGTGTTTGTGGTTGGCGGCTTCCTCATTTACATACTTCTTCAAGTATGCTTGTGGATGAGACGGAAGACACTAAAAGTGCTTCAGCTTGGTCTGGTTTTCCAAGCGTTTTGTCCTCGCAATTCAGTAATGGGACTAATCAGCCGATTCTTAGTCCTACCGATGAGAGAAAATGTGATACCATCACAACCTGTAGATTATTTGGTATTGACTTGAAAAGTACCTTAATCAGCACTACCGAAGCACCACTACCAAAACCAGCCAACATTTCTAATGTCTTTGCCGAGAGAGCATCTCCAAACACAGTGCCTGCTTTTGATTCAGATCAAAACTCTGATCTTTCAATTGATTTCAAAGATCAAAAGCAAGGCCAGTTGCAGTTACTCCTAAAAGAGGTTCAAAGCAAGCAAAATTGTTCCACCCGGAGCCGCACCAAG GTTCAAATGCAAGGGGTAGCTGTGGGTCGTGCAGTGGATTTAACCGCACTGAAAGGATATAATGAGCTTATAAAGGAACTCGAGGAGATGTTTGAAATCCAAGGAGAACTTCACCCGCGAAATAAATGGGAGATGGTTTTTACAGATGATGAAGGAGATATGATGCTTATGGGTGATCATCCATGGCT AGAGTTTTGCAATGTGGTGAGGAGGATATTCATTGTTTCCAGTCAAGATATGAAAAAATGGAGTGCAGGAAACAAAGTTCTGTCGTGTGCAGCAGACAATGAGGCGATTGCTTTCTAA